In Triplophysa rosa linkage group LG2, Trosa_1v2, whole genome shotgun sequence, the genomic window GGTGTTTACTTGTACAACCAGCATACAGTCTTATGGACAAGTTTTATTTAATCCAGATTCCAGACACAGCCCATCCATCCAAAATGTTGGTGCCAgttacagaaataaaacaaacaggcaACAATGGAACAAATATACTGGAAATGTAGTCAATTTACATCATCGTATATTTTCTtacgaaaaataaataaataactgtatGCACTGACATACGGTGATTCTCTTTTACGAGCTCATTCTTCCATAACAAGCTTGTCTGCATGACGTCATAACAGCTAGGCAACCCGGTGGCTCTTTTCACAGATCACGGTGGTGTgtgattctgattctgagaaAACGGCAATAAAAATCTTTTTGCAATTGTTttccaaataattaaaaaattgttCTATTTTCACAGTTCGTTTAAGCATATTCGTATTACGGCCATGAGAAGCTTCCTATACGCTGGTAATAAGCATCCACACGTGCCCGTACAGTTACATTATGCACGCAAGGCAGATGCACGAACAATAAATCGACAAGCAATGCTTCGCAAAACCTGGCCGTTGCAGGACGGAATGAACACAGGCTGCACATAATTCCTGCGACAGCCAATGATTTCTCTACCGTCTTCATTCAATAATAATACATGGAGGCTTATTGGCTCCGGTTCCATTCACAATATCGCTTCCAGCTCGATGCTTGGGTGGacaataaacaaagaaatgtgcaaaataagGCAGCGTTAACGTAAACCGCTAGGCAGCGTAGATCTCTGCGTAAAGCGCTCGTTCCGTTCATTGAACAAGAACACACAGACTGACCGCTGAACCTCGATCGTTTTTGTTTTACATCAATTACCAGTGTGAACAATATAAACAGTGAAAGCAATACGGTCGGAACTGACACTTCAACATTAAGCCATCCAGCATATCTCAATGCATTCACTCAAGTGCATCCACCTGTCTAATACACAACGTCTTACCTCTCGCCCGAAGGCTGTCTCTCTAGGATCGGGATGCGGTAAAACACGACAACTCTGTGACTCTGTCAACCGTAGGTTGGATGGTGTAACGGTAATAGAGGCGGCAGACAAAAGCGACAGAGCTGTGTTAACATGATTTTGGTACGCTCGGATTGGCTCCAACTGCTCGGTGATCAGCAGCGAGTGTAACTCAGCGTTTTTGTCCTCAAAATGACCATCAGAGTTAACAAAACTGTGGCTTTAATAGATGCTGTGGCTGCGGTTTCCTGGCAACATAAATTACGCTCGTGCTCCTCTGCTATCGATGctgctgttattttttacacGCACGAAGCGTAGAAGATATTATGTACTTTACGAAAAGGAAAAAATGTTGCACTTTGACTCAAGATATCTATGGAAAAACAACATATTTGACTAACAGTGTCTGTCTGACCGACTGACTTCACTTTAGCTTGGTCTTTTAACTGCTGCACACAGCGTGGTATCTAATGAAGACCCGTCACATTACGCAGAGCAAAGTGCATCTGTCAAACAGTCACTGATAGCTTTGAGACCCAACCTGAGCGCTAATGTAATTCAGTGCAGATATCTTCGGTGTCAGCTCCTCAGGAAAACCTCTTCCAGGTAGCTCACGCCTACAAATCTCACACCGACATCCAATGCAGTGGCGCACCGTCATTTACATCCAGCTCATTCAAATCACCCTCCCGGGGTAGAGCAGGGTGTATCTGCCATACGGCATCAGCTGTGGTCGACGGTTCAGTCTACCCAGCCGAATTTCCATTGACTGTGTTGTGGCAACCCTCTCAAACTAAACTGCTTGTCAGATTCCGGCGGTCTGTTCGTGACGTTGATACATTCCATTGGTTGACTGTGGTGTCAGTCACGTTAAACGTGCACGTAGAGGAGGGGCTAACGCCATATTATATTTTAAGGTTAAGTGCGCCCTCTACGGTGTTAGATTGAAGTACTACTTTTGTAATACGCATAAACATGTTATATTTAATTCACGCACTCATTTGGACACGACACCAGATATTTAACTTAATAATAAAGgagtttattttaaacatttagttgGTCAATGGGTTGCCGTTTtctacaataataaaatacaacaattctGAGAAAAAGATGATTAAATCAATACAATTATATTAATGTACAAAACAATCACAGCCTTCCATGTCCTGTCGCCTGGTCATCACCCATTTGagaaatattaaaaagaaaaacactgtctggaaaatttcagtttttccgATCGGTCCTCAGAATAATACAATTGCCGCTTTTGTCTGATCTGGCAAAGTGTTACTACATAGTTTCTCATTGTACAGTCAATGGCTGTAGGTCTATATTTTAAGCCCTGTAAGAAGAGCGGCTTTGAAAACAGCACAAGGATGTTCACTTGATTACGGTCATTCTCACGTGAACTAAATTATACTGACCAAATAATGATCAACTTAAACATAACCATATATTACTGTCGTTGGGGAGATTACTTCAatctttacaaaaatatttgttcaaaaaaagaaaatacagagaaaataaagataataaaagaGATTTTTACGGAACAATGTGTAGGGTGCAATGAAGATTTCAGAGGAAGTAGGGTGTTGTTGTTCTTGGTGGTATAACCCTTTCGGAGTCAGGAACAGCCCGGAATAACTTGGGTTCCCTTGTGTTCACATCTTTGAAGACCATGATGGAGGCAATGTTACCGCAGCGGTAGCAGTAGTTTGGAGCTGACCAGACGGTCACTAGCTTCTCATCAAACATGAATTTGTAGCCCTCGTGAACCAGCTGATGTGCACGGCAAATCAGCTTCAAGTTGTTGATATGAACAAACTGtaaaggaaaaagaaaaatctgattCTGCATCAAGAGGTAAATGAAAATCTACTGCACTAAGATTTGCCACTGTCTTGCTTAGAGAATGCTGCTTATGCAGCaggattttaagtaaaaaaaatcaaataaactcAGAAGTTACTCAACCAGACTAGTAAAGCAGAAACCTAGAAATACTTTAAAACATTTACCTCATTGGTAACCTTGGCACCAAACAACCAGCCAGCACCTCTTGGACTGATAGCCCATGTATCTACATCCTCTGGGTCAGACCAGACAAGATCACAAAATGCTCCCTTGTGAGGGATTTCCTGATTACGCTCGATAGTGCGGATCTGGTCTAGAGTTTTGATGTCAGGTGAAAGGCCACCATGAACACAAAGAATTTGCTCATCTATCAACTGAGAAGAAAGCATATCATCATAATAAGTACAGCagaacatttaaagggaatgctgttatgaacacagaaaaatctATGGTCACATTGGACTTTAGTTCAATGCCTGATTCATGTTGTTTACAATGTACACCATGAATAACACAGAAGCGCCACTAAACTGTCGCCTTGACATTTTCAGTGCATGTCGAATTAACACGCATACATTTCtcttttaatttaaacatcagctatcatgctat contains:
- the ppp6c gene encoding serine/threonine-protein phosphatase 6 catalytic subunit produces the protein MAPLDLDKYVEIARQCKYLPENDLKRLCDYVCDLLLEESNVQPVSTPVTVCGDIHGQFYDLCELFRTGGQVPDTNYIFMGDFVDRGYYSLETFTYLLALKAKWPDRITLLRGNHESRQITQVYGFYDECQTKYGNANAWRYCTKVFDMLTVAALIDEQILCVHGGLSPDIKTLDQIRTIERNQEIPHKGAFCDLVWSDPEDVDTWAISPRGAGWLFGAKVTNEFVHINNLKLICRAHQLVHEGYKFMFDEKLVTVWSAPNYCYRCGNIASIMVFKDVNTREPKLFRAVPDSERVIPPRTTTPYFL